The following DNA comes from Enterocloster bolteae.
TGATATCGTGGAGAATACCAAGAACCTGGATATCGTAGAGTTAGAGGCAGCTCAGCTTCCGCGTTCCATTTCTGACGGCGATATTGCGGTTATCAACGGCAACTATGCAATTGAAGCAGGGCTTAAAGTCAGCGATGCCCTGGCTACTGAGGATTCCCAGTCACTGGCAGCAACCACCTACGGCAACGTGGTGGCAGTGAGAGAGGGAGAGGAGTCCAGCGATGCAACCAAGGCCCTGGTGGAAGCATTGACCAGCCCTGAGGTAAAGCAGTTCATGGAGGAAACTTATGAAGGCGCAGTGGTGCCGCTGTTCTAAAGCATATTTTAAGGCGTTTTCAAGCATACTCCTAAGGAGAGAATGCAGTTATTCATAAAATTGTAAGAGGCTGTCCGCCGGGGATATACCCTGGCGGATTGTTTTATTTTACAAAATATGTTATACTTTTCCAAACGTGTGCCCTGTATCTGGGCACATGAACGCGGCCGTATGGGCTTGAGAGAGGAGATAATCCATGGAAAATGAAAACGGAAACAGATACGGTACCGGGGAAGGCCAGGGGACGGATTATCATACAGGTAACAGGGAACCAGTGATTGTGGCGGAACAGCCGGCCAGAGAGGTGACAGAGGAGGACTCCGGACAGACATCTGCCGGACAGGACGGTTCCGATGGATGGAGCAGTCCTGTGGACGCACCCTTACAGGAGGACAGGTGGAGCGAAACCGGGGATAAACCCTATCTGGGAAGTCCCTGGGAACCAACCCCATCCGGGGCATCGTATGACGCAGGAAAGGAAAATGGCGTCAGCGGAAATGACAGCCAGCCGGTATATAAGCCAGCTCCGGCTTCTTATGGTCAGGGCCAGCCGGGGGCAAATCAGGGTCAGCCCGGAATAAATCAGGGTCAGCCGGGGACCGGCCAGGGCGGCGATTTCAGCCAAAATGACAGCCGCCGGGAAAGAGGAGGCAGTCAGCCGGGCGGAAACGGCCAATGTCAGCCCCAATACCAGACCCAGTATCAGACCCAATACCAGTCTTACCAGCCTGCGTATCAGGAAAAGAACAATATGGCTACGGCTTCTCTGGTTATGGGAATTCTTTCCCTGTGCAGTATCTGCTGCTGCATGCTGTTCGGTGTCGTGTTCGGCGTGCTGGGCATCATATTTGCCATTATGTCAAAAAGAGGAGACAGAATGGACAGCCAGGCAAAGGCCGGACTGATACTCTCTATTATCGGTGTTGCTGTCACTGTGCTTATTATCATCTTTTTTGTTGTGATTGAGGTGTTGGCTGTCATACCGGAACTGAACTGAAACAGCGGCTATCAGTAACATCTGCCGGGTACCGCCCTGCAGAATGGCTGCTATCCGCGTAACCGCGGACAGCCGGTATTTTCAAAAATCAGGTTTTAATCGGACAGTATCCGGCATATAGTAAGTAGCAAGAGAGGCCGGGAGGCTGTGGACGTGAGGATTTACGACCTGAAACAAAAAGAAGTGATTAATGTAAAGACCTGCAAGCGCCTTGGATTTGTGGGAGATGTGGATTTCGACATGGAAACGGGCTGTCTGCTGGCCCTGATTGTGCCTGGGCCGGGCTGTATATGCGGTTTTTTGGGCCGGGAGAAGGAATATGTGATACCATTCTGCGATATCTGCCAGGTGGGAAATGATATCATATTGGTGGACATTAAAGAAAAAGATGTGACGGAAAGCATTAAATGCTGAATGGAAACATACAGCGGCCGAAAGGAAACATGCAGCGCGGATTCCAGGGGGATTCGCGCTTTTTTCAGCCCCTCAGGGCAGAGGAGTGGCCGCCAGGGCTTCCCCTGCCGGCCGGTTTGTGAGAAAAAGTTGTATGAAAAGCATTTGCTTTTTACAAATCTAACTATACAAACGAATTGTGAAGGTTTTATGGTGGAAATGTGAAAAATCTGTGAAGGGGTACCATAAAATAGTCACAGGTTTTGGTGGATGGCTGTCAGGAACTCCTTCAGCTTCCCCACTTCAATCTGGCCCGGTGCAGAGGCTTCCTTTACAGAGCCAAAGGTCAGGCAGGAGCCGAACACCTCCCCTGACAGACGGCTTATGAGCCCGGTGCCTTTCATGGACATGGTGATGAGCGGACAGGACAGGGACTGGCTGGCCTTGTGGGTGGCGGACAGGAGGGTCAGCACATCGCCGGCTGACTGGGGCATCACCGCAATCTTGGCTATGTCTGCCCCCAGGTCCTCCATATGATGCAGGCGGCGGAGAATCTCCTCCTCTTTGGGGGTGGCTGCGAAATCATGGTTGGACAGTATGACGCTTACCTGGTGTCTGTGGGCCAGGTCTATTGTCTCACGTATCATATCGTCCCCCGAGAAAAGCTCCAAATCCACCAGATGTACATGGCCGGAGCAGATGGCGTGTTCTGCCAGGGAGCGGTACGCCGGCAGGGGAGCGGACAGATGACCGCCCTCCCGTTGGGTACGGAAGGTAAAGAGCAGGGGAATGTCTTTCAGGGCAGACTCCAGGCCGGGAAGGACCTGGTCCAGGGTGTCTGGCTCCAGTATGGAATCAAACCAGTCCGCTCTCCATTCAGCTATATCCACTGGCTGCTCCGTGAAGGAGGCAGCCTGGTGAATCAGGGATTCATAATCCTTTTCCACCAGCGGGGCGCATATTTTCGGCATTCCCCGCCCAAGTATTGTTTGTTTTATGATGACATTTTTCATGATAAGGAGCACCTTTCCTGTAATCTTTTTGGATTTGTCTGGATTCATTATAAAGCGGGGAGGGGATTTCGTCCATACTGTAATGAAAAAAGAACAAAGTCCTTGCTATCCATACTTTCTTCGGTTAAAATATATGAAGCGTTTAAGGCGATACGTGAAAAAAGAAAGGATGGGTAACCCAGATGAAATGCCCCTATTGTAATGAAGCAGACACCAAGGTCATAGATTCCCGCCCGGCAGATGACAACAGCTCCATACGCAGGCGCCGCCAGTGCGAGCGCTGCGGTAAGCGCTTTACCACCTACGAGAAGCTGGAAACCATGCCGTTAATGGTAATAAAGAAGGATAATTCCCGGGAGACATATGACCGTTCCAAGATTGAAGCAGGAATCATTCACTCCTGCCATAAACGGCCGGTATCACCCCAGCAGATTAATTCCATGATTGATGAGATTGAAAACCAGATTTTTAACATGGAGGAAAAGGAAGTGCCCACCTCCGCCATCGGAGAGCTGGTGATGGGAAAGCTTAAGGACCTGGACGAGGTGGCGTATGTGCGTTTCGCTTCTGTTTACCGGGAATTTAAGGATATGAATACGTTTATAGACGAGATTGGAAAATTACTGAAAAAATAGAATTGCTAAAATAGATTGGAAGGAATACTTATAAACATGCTGGAAATGTTTTATCCCCGCCGTTACGAGGTTTCAACTTATGTGATACCTTTTGACTATTATCATGCACAGGGAATGCAGGGCGTGATTTTTGACATTGATAATACCCTGGTGCCCCATGACGCGCCGGCAGACGGACAGGCAGTGGAACTCTTTGAGCGGCTTCGCGCCATGGGAATGAAGACATGCCTTTTATCCAACAATAAGGAACCCAGGGTAAAGCCCTTTGCGGATTTTGTGGGTTCCTGCTATATCCATAAGGCAGGCAAGCCGGGAGTCAAAGGATATGAGAAGGCCATGGAGCTTATGGGGACTGACAGGGAACATACTCTCTTTGTGGGGGACCAGCTGTTTACAGATGTGTACGGTGCCAACAGGGCCGGCCTCTACAGTATCCTGGTAAGGCCCATGAATCCCAGGGAGGAAATACAGATTGTGATGAAGCGTTACCTGGAAAAGCCGGTGCTGTATTTTTATAAAAAACACGCCAGAGATATAAACCAATACAGGGAGTAAAGTGAGACAATGGACGGAAAGACAAGAGTATGCGGGCTGATTGCAAATCCGGTGGAACATTCCATGTCACCCATGATGCATAATTTCTTTGCGCAGAGAACAGGGGTGAATTTAGCCTACGTTCCTTTTAAGGTGGAGGAGGACCGGGTGGGGGACGCAGTAAAAGGGG
Coding sequences within:
- a CDS encoding DUF4190 domain-containing protein; this translates as MENENGNRYGTGEGQGTDYHTGNREPVIVAEQPAREVTEEDSGQTSAGQDGSDGWSSPVDAPLQEDRWSETGDKPYLGSPWEPTPSGASYDAGKENGVSGNDSQPVYKPAPASYGQGQPGANQGQPGINQGQPGTGQGGDFSQNDSRRERGGSQPGGNGQCQPQYQTQYQTQYQSYQPAYQEKNNMATASLVMGILSLCSICCCMLFGVVFGVLGIIFAIMSKRGDRMDSQAKAGLILSIIGVAVTVLIIIFFVVIEVLAVIPELN
- a CDS encoding YlmC/YmxH family sporulation protein; amino-acid sequence: MRIYDLKQKEVINVKTCKRLGFVGDVDFDMETGCLLALIVPGPGCICGFLGREKEYVIPFCDICQVGNDIILVDIKEKDVTESIKC
- the aroD gene encoding type I 3-dehydroquinate dehydratase, with the protein product MKNVIIKQTILGRGMPKICAPLVEKDYESLIHQAASFTEQPVDIAEWRADWFDSILEPDTLDQVLPGLESALKDIPLLFTFRTQREGGHLSAPLPAYRSLAEHAICSGHVHLVDLELFSGDDMIRETIDLAHRHQVSVILSNHDFAATPKEEEILRRLHHMEDLGADIAKIAVMPQSAGDVLTLLSATHKASQSLSCPLITMSMKGTGLISRLSGEVFGSCLTFGSVKEASAPGQIEVGKLKEFLTAIHQNL
- the nrdR gene encoding transcriptional regulator NrdR; the protein is MKCPYCNEADTKVIDSRPADDNSSIRRRRQCERCGKRFTTYEKLETMPLMVIKKDNSRETYDRSKIEAGIIHSCHKRPVSPQQINSMIDEIENQIFNMEEKEVPTSAIGELVMGKLKDLDEVAYVRFASVYREFKDMNTFIDEIGKLLKK
- a CDS encoding YqeG family HAD IIIA-type phosphatase, which encodes MLEMFYPRRYEVSTYVIPFDYYHAQGMQGVIFDIDNTLVPHDAPADGQAVELFERLRAMGMKTCLLSNNKEPRVKPFADFVGSCYIHKAGKPGVKGYEKAMELMGTDREHTLFVGDQLFTDVYGANRAGLYSILVRPMNPREEIQIVMKRYLEKPVLYFYKKHARDINQYRE